The Anguilla anguilla isolate fAngAng1 chromosome 4, fAngAng1.pri, whole genome shotgun sequence genome has a window encoding:
- the mier2 gene encoding mesoderm induction early response protein 2 isoform X1, which yields MAEVRAKKAGSMGSGEQRFGLAGILRHAYDEVQEEEEEECPQGVKSLTELEKSLGPTQGNEMPLGELLALYGYEVSDPILEHSGQPSEPPASLPDMTLDKDQIAKDLLSGEEEDEAPSSADDLTPSVTSHTSDLFHPRLHDGERDSTGSGSDEDSEGTSLQSNDGNKEIMVGPQYQALIPPLSAYSHQDRAYENEDQLLWTPGRLTGEAVEEFLLKAQRRGGEEGVADTPMSGDIIKDNEQALYELVKCNFNAEEALRRLHFNIKVFSEELCAWSEEECRNFEHGYRVHGKNFHLIQANKVRTRSVGECVGYYYLWKKSDRHEYFTQQTTRLGRKKSSLQSEPMEDGEQDAEGAELEEGCSHSHGFPCGASPTMPQDSPPDLFDLDKPAAASPGSGAGAELGGAASSLPPHPSPTSPQAPPAKQRPPPPAREDHREPVTNCPEGPHCPRPVTALGAQLRPSQGPPSGPAGPQLLGPGFYRLQLGPFLADGAPGAPEHEVSATSEFGALSSFLRPPVPPTRPLTQ from the exons ATGGCGGAGGTAAGAGCGAAAAAAG CTGGTTCAATGGGCTCTGGGGAACAGCGATTCGGCCTAGCGGGGATCCTCAGGCATGCTTACGACGaagtgcaggaggaggaggaagaggagtgtcCCCAGGGGGTCAAGTCCCTGACAGAGCTGGAGAAGAGCTTGGGCCCCACGCAG ggTAATGAGATGCCCCTGGGGGAGCTGCTTGCATTGTACGGGTACGAGGTGTCGGACCCCATCCTAGAGCACAGCGGGCAGCCCAGCGAGCCGCCGGCCAGCCTGCCGGACATGACACTGGACAAG GATCAGATTGCGAAGGATCTGCTCTcaggggaggaggaagacgaggctCCTTCGTCGGCCGATGACCTCACGCCGTCCGTGACCTCGCACACCTCCGATCTCTTCCACCCCCGTCTACACG acggagagagagactccACAGGAAGTGGCTCTGACGAAGACTCCGAAGGCACCTCCCTCCAGTCCAACGATGGCAACAAG GAGATCATGGTGGGCCCCCAGTACCAGGCTTTGATCCCGCCCCTCAGTGCTTACTCCCACCAGGACAGAG CCTATGAGAATGAGGACCAGCTGCTGTGGACTCCGGGTAGGCTGACGGGTGAGGCGGTGGAGGAGTTCCTGCTAAAGGCTCAGAGGcgtgggggtgaggagggggttGCTGACACCCCCATGTCTGGGGACATTATCAAGGACAATGAGCAG GCTCTGTACGAACTGGTCAAATGCAACTTCAATGCAGAAGAGGCGCTGAGAAGATTACACTTCAACATCAAGGTGTTCAGCG AGGAGCTGTGTGCCTGGAGTGAAGAGGAATGCCGGAATTTCGAACACGGATACCGGGTCCATGGGAAGAACTTCCACCTCATCCAGGCCAACAAA GTGCGCACGCGCTCAGTGGGCGAGTGTGTGGGGTATTACTACCTGTGGAAGAAGTCGGACCGGCACGAGTACTTCACTCAGCAGACCACCCGACTGGGCCGCAAGAAGAGCAGCCTGCAGTCAGAGCCCAT gGAGGATGGCGAGCAGGACGCTGAAGGAGCCGAGCTGGAGGAGGGGTGCAGCCACTCTCACGGCTTCCCCTGCGGAGCCTCACCCACAATGCCGCAGGATTCCCCGCCTGACCTCTTCGACCTGGACAAGCCAG CTGCAGCGTCTCCTGGCTCTGGtgcgggggcggagctgggaGGAGCGGCGTCGAGCCTGCCGCCGCACCCCAGCCCGACATCCCCCCAGGCACCGCCCGCCAAACAGcgcccccctccgcccgcccGGGAGGACCACCGAGAGCCTGTTACAAACTGCCCCGAAGGCCCCCACTGCCCTAGGCCTGTGACTGCCCTGGGGGcccagctccgcccctcccAGGGGCCCCCCAGCGGCCCCGCGGGCCCCCAGCTCCTGGGTCCCGGGTTCTACCGGCTGCAGCTGGGGCCCTTCCTGGCGGACGGCGCTCCGGGGGCCCCCGAACACGAGGTTTCCGCCACCTCCGAGTTTGGGGCCCTCAGCAGCTTCCTGCGGCCCCCCGTCCCGCCCACGCGCCCCCTCACACAGTGa
- the mier2 gene encoding mesoderm induction early response protein 2 isoform X2 encodes MGSGEQRFGLAGILRHAYDEVQEEEEEECPQGVKSLTELEKSLGPTQGNEMPLGELLALYGYEVSDPILEHSGQPSEPPASLPDMTLDKDQIAKDLLSGEEEDEAPSSADDLTPSVTSHTSDLFHPRLHDGERDSTGSGSDEDSEGTSLQSNDGNKEIMVGPQYQALIPPLSAYSHQDRAYENEDQLLWTPGRLTGEAVEEFLLKAQRRGGEEGVADTPMSGDIIKDNEQALYELVKCNFNAEEALRRLHFNIKVFSEELCAWSEEECRNFEHGYRVHGKNFHLIQANKVRTRSVGECVGYYYLWKKSDRHEYFTQQTTRLGRKKSSLQSEPMEDGEQDAEGAELEEGCSHSHGFPCGASPTMPQDSPPDLFDLDKPAAASPGSGAGAELGGAASSLPPHPSPTSPQAPPAKQRPPPPAREDHREPVTNCPEGPHCPRPVTALGAQLRPSQGPPSGPAGPQLLGPGFYRLQLGPFLADGAPGAPEHEVSATSEFGALSSFLRPPVPPTRPLTQ; translated from the exons ATGGGCTCTGGGGAACAGCGATTCGGCCTAGCGGGGATCCTCAGGCATGCTTACGACGaagtgcaggaggaggaggaagaggagtgtcCCCAGGGGGTCAAGTCCCTGACAGAGCTGGAGAAGAGCTTGGGCCCCACGCAG ggTAATGAGATGCCCCTGGGGGAGCTGCTTGCATTGTACGGGTACGAGGTGTCGGACCCCATCCTAGAGCACAGCGGGCAGCCCAGCGAGCCGCCGGCCAGCCTGCCGGACATGACACTGGACAAG GATCAGATTGCGAAGGATCTGCTCTcaggggaggaggaagacgaggctCCTTCGTCGGCCGATGACCTCACGCCGTCCGTGACCTCGCACACCTCCGATCTCTTCCACCCCCGTCTACACG acggagagagagactccACAGGAAGTGGCTCTGACGAAGACTCCGAAGGCACCTCCCTCCAGTCCAACGATGGCAACAAG GAGATCATGGTGGGCCCCCAGTACCAGGCTTTGATCCCGCCCCTCAGTGCTTACTCCCACCAGGACAGAG CCTATGAGAATGAGGACCAGCTGCTGTGGACTCCGGGTAGGCTGACGGGTGAGGCGGTGGAGGAGTTCCTGCTAAAGGCTCAGAGGcgtgggggtgaggagggggttGCTGACACCCCCATGTCTGGGGACATTATCAAGGACAATGAGCAG GCTCTGTACGAACTGGTCAAATGCAACTTCAATGCAGAAGAGGCGCTGAGAAGATTACACTTCAACATCAAGGTGTTCAGCG AGGAGCTGTGTGCCTGGAGTGAAGAGGAATGCCGGAATTTCGAACACGGATACCGGGTCCATGGGAAGAACTTCCACCTCATCCAGGCCAACAAA GTGCGCACGCGCTCAGTGGGCGAGTGTGTGGGGTATTACTACCTGTGGAAGAAGTCGGACCGGCACGAGTACTTCACTCAGCAGACCACCCGACTGGGCCGCAAGAAGAGCAGCCTGCAGTCAGAGCCCAT gGAGGATGGCGAGCAGGACGCTGAAGGAGCCGAGCTGGAGGAGGGGTGCAGCCACTCTCACGGCTTCCCCTGCGGAGCCTCACCCACAATGCCGCAGGATTCCCCGCCTGACCTCTTCGACCTGGACAAGCCAG CTGCAGCGTCTCCTGGCTCTGGtgcgggggcggagctgggaGGAGCGGCGTCGAGCCTGCCGCCGCACCCCAGCCCGACATCCCCCCAGGCACCGCCCGCCAAACAGcgcccccctccgcccgcccGGGAGGACCACCGAGAGCCTGTTACAAACTGCCCCGAAGGCCCCCACTGCCCTAGGCCTGTGACTGCCCTGGGGGcccagctccgcccctcccAGGGGCCCCCCAGCGGCCCCGCGGGCCCCCAGCTCCTGGGTCCCGGGTTCTACCGGCTGCAGCTGGGGCCCTTCCTGGCGGACGGCGCTCCGGGGGCCCCCGAACACGAGGTTTCCGCCACCTCCGAGTTTGGGGCCCTCAGCAGCTTCCTGCGGCCCCCCGTCCCGCCCACGCGCCCCCTCACACAGTGa